The Anoxybacillus flavithermus genome has a segment encoding these proteins:
- a CDS encoding endonuclease, producing the protein MSLPNKKRLWTYADYANLHEEKRYEGIDGALFMTPSPTPRHQRIVTALSALFFDFLQHSSCEVFVSPIDVCLFATKDTPLHDIKDWYIPDLIVVCDKQKIGDERIYGAPDLIVEILSPSTAKHDRITKFHNYERAGVKEYWIVDPIHETVEIYALQDGQFRQVHMHYKDETICPYIFPSCFIALPKVFTPM; encoded by the coding sequence ATGTCGTTGCCAAATAAAAAACGTCTTTGGACATATGCAGATTACGCAAACTTGCATGAGGAAAAACGATATGAGGGAATTGACGGTGCCCTATTTATGACTCCTTCACCTACACCAAGACACCAACGTATTGTTACCGCTCTTTCAGCACTGTTTTTCGACTTTTTACAACATTCCTCGTGTGAAGTATTTGTCTCACCAATCGATGTATGTTTATTTGCAACAAAAGATACTCCCCTTCATGACATTAAAGATTGGTACATTCCCGATTTAATCGTTGTTTGCGACAAGCAGAAAATTGGCGATGAAAGAATTTACGGAGCTCCTGACCTTATCGTGGAAATTCTTTCTCCATCTACCGCCAAACACGACCGCATTACGAAATTTCACAACTACGAGCGAGCGGGTGTTAAAGAATACTGGATTGTTGATCCGATTCATGAAACGGTGGAAATATATGCACTGCAAGACGGGCAGTTTCGCCAAGTTCACATGCACTACAAAGACGAAACGATTTGCCCTTATATCTTTCCAAGCTGCTTCATTGCATTGCCAAAAGTATTTACCCCCATGTAA
- a CDS encoding branched-chain amino acid ABC transporter permease, translating to MNMTIRTIRTGISEALPLAIAIAAYGLSYGVLGIQAGFGLVGTVLMSLLVFSGSVQMVTVAMITGGAGILSILVTATLLNLRNLLYGAALAEGIAPAKRWRWLLSFGVSDEPFVLGISRFKKYGPDPIYFATVAGTFYIAWVSSSLIGAIIGNQIIDPQKWGLDLAFPITFVALLVPNLTEKPIITTALTGAVITVILTVLFPGTPLNILVAGVLAPLVGIYLKEKNKNVD from the coding sequence ATGAATATGACGATTAGAACAATTAGAACAGGCATTTCTGAAGCATTGCCGCTCGCGATTGCCATTGCGGCCTATGGATTGTCTTATGGAGTGCTAGGAATACAGGCCGGATTCGGATTGGTAGGTACAGTGTTAATGTCTTTATTGGTATTTTCTGGTTCGGTGCAGATGGTGACAGTGGCGATGATTACCGGAGGGGCCGGTATTTTGAGTATACTAGTCACAGCTACTTTGTTAAACTTACGAAACCTATTATATGGTGCCGCTCTGGCAGAAGGTATAGCTCCGGCAAAACGTTGGAGATGGTTGCTTTCTTTTGGTGTTTCAGATGAGCCGTTTGTCTTAGGGATATCGAGGTTTAAAAAGTATGGCCCAGATCCAATTTATTTTGCAACGGTTGCAGGAACCTTCTATATCGCGTGGGTAAGTTCATCATTGATTGGAGCAATTATTGGTAACCAGATAATCGATCCTCAAAAATGGGGGTTGGATCTAGCATTTCCAATTACTTTTGTCGCGCTACTTGTACCTAATCTTACCGAGAAACCCATCATTACAACAGCCTTAACGGGTGCAGTTATAACGGTTATACTCACAGTGTTATTCCCGGGAACGCCTTTGAATATTTTGGTAGCCGGTGTTTTGGCACCTCTAGTAGGGATTTATTTGAAGGAGAAGAATAAAAATGTGGACTAA